Proteins from one Patescibacteria group bacterium genomic window:
- a CDS encoding DNA adenine methylase: protein MTEFEGVLKIQEKFGINPIYSRVVFSLARKENLIEDATKIIAERPKPFVKWVGGKRQLLKQFKELGLYPPDGFDPIKHTYYEPFVGGGAVFLDLLPKKAVLSDLNIELITTYKVIKNDVTKLIKLLKSYKYDKDFYTKVRSKNIKDLSDIQIAARFIYLNRTCFNGLYRVNRKGEFNVPMGEYTNPLICDEENLNKISKALKNVKIYNEDYKKVLKRAKKGDFIYFDPPYYPVNKTSNFTNYTTQDFLEKEQAELRNTFFELHKRGCFVMLSNSDTPFINKLYSNLDKKIKVNKVLAGRNVNSDAKKRGKIKEVLVINY from the coding sequence ATGACTGAATTTGAGGGCGTATTAAAAATTCAAGAAAAATTTGGTATTAATCCTATTTATTCTAGGGTGGTTTTTAGTCTAGCCAGAAAAGAAAATTTAATAGAAGATGCCACTAAAATTATTGCCGAGAGACCTAAACCATTTGTAAAGTGGGTTGGTGGTAAGAGGCAATTATTAAAACAATTCAAAGAATTGGGTTTGTATCCACCTGATGGTTTCGATCCAATAAAGCATACTTACTATGAACCATTTGTAGGTGGTGGGGCAGTATTTTTGGATTTGTTACCAAAAAAAGCTGTGCTATCAGATTTAAATATTGAGCTTATAACTACTTATAAAGTCATTAAGAATGACGTGACTAAATTGATAAAACTTTTAAAATCTTATAAATACGATAAAGATTTTTATACCAAAGTAAGGAGTAAAAATATTAAAGATTTATCAGATATTCAAATAGCGGCTAGATTTATTTATCTTAATCGTACCTGTTTCAATGGACTTTATAGAGTAAATAGAAAAGGAGAATTTAATGTACCCATGGGAGAATATACCAACCCCCTAATTTGTGATGAGGAAAATCTAAATAAAATTTCCAAAGCTCTCAAAAATGTAAAAATATACAACGAAGATTATAAAAAAGTTTTAAAGCGTGCCAAAAAAGGTGACTTTATTTATTTTGATCCGCCATATTATCCAGTAAATAAGACTTCAAATTTTACCAACTATACTACTCAAGATTTTTTGGAAAAAGAACAAGCAGAGCTCAGAAATACTTTTTTTGAGCTACATAAACGAGGTTGTTTTGTAATGTTATCAAATTCTGATACCCCATTTATAAACAAACTTTATTCAAATTTAGATAAAAAGATAAAAGTAAATAAAGTGTTAGCTGGTAGAAATGTAAATTCTGATGCTAAAAAAAGAGGCAAGATAAAAGAAGTTTTGGTTATTAATTATTAG
- a CDS encoding DUF262 domain-containing HNH endonuclease family protein: MDFFAKSYKLSAILQKREFIIPEFQREYTWGKDQLDEFWDDINSAEGDYFLGTIVLSGKDFDSMGPFRIIDGQQRLTTILILINRLIFRFENIKEGNELAEALKSRIFFKDDNAKDHIILQNQNAHKYFQDIVLYNNVNNDSNVEAKKLNEAKEYFSSKLKSFDIVKLKDIRNILLNLDFIVVLQDDDQSAINIFVTLNFRGVNLDILDLVKSFIVTKFKKQEGIDDPRVTWKNILENIKINRKNFFNRYWASYYEKISEPKLYKNFNNKKDSIGAENLLKSLLKFSEVYRDALDSESTDWGLYCPYDKKLGTKIRGMIYSLDKFNIKVHYSFLITLLELSKNKKIHQNKIIKMISIIEKFHFLFNAVCSYRPSGLDTLYSKYAVQLRLEGEDSDSIFSSLTEELVKRIPEKEEFISLFKELSYTKDKGLILYIFRLLEKKYSPGKDVDISEESLDHLSPQASNEVWTHNIGNLILLEKELNKKRDNKDLSSSYKIMEKTSFESTSNFLKVKLSKWDEEACKQRAIILAEEIYNYTINSLKI; encoded by the coding sequence ATGGATTTTTTTGCTAAAAGTTATAAATTATCAGCTATTTTACAAAAAAGAGAATTTATAATACCAGAATTTCAGAGAGAATATACGTGGGGAAAAGATCAGTTAGATGAATTTTGGGATGATATAAATTCTGCCGAAGGTGATTATTTTTTAGGAACAATTGTGTTATCTGGCAAAGACTTTGATAGTATGGGACCCTTTAGAATCATAGATGGACAACAAAGGTTGACCACAATATTAATTTTAATTAATAGATTAATATTTAGATTTGAAAATATAAAAGAAGGTAATGAATTAGCAGAGGCTCTGAAGAGTAGAATATTTTTTAAGGATGATAACGCAAAAGATCATATAATATTGCAAAATCAAAATGCTCATAAATATTTTCAAGACATTGTTTTGTATAATAATGTAAATAATGATAGCAACGTAGAGGCTAAAAAATTAAATGAAGCAAAAGAATATTTTAGTAGTAAATTAAAATCTTTTGATATAGTTAAATTGAAAGATATCAGAAATATTTTATTAAATCTCGATTTTATAGTTGTCCTTCAGGATGATGATCAAAGTGCTATAAATATTTTCGTAACTCTGAATTTTAGAGGTGTTAATTTAGATATTTTAGATCTAGTCAAGAGTTTTATTGTTACAAAATTTAAAAAACAAGAAGGGATAGATGATCCTAGGGTTACATGGAAAAATATTTTAGAAAATATAAAAATAAATAGAAAAAATTTTTTTAATAGATATTGGGCATCATATTATGAAAAAATTAGTGAGCCTAAATTATATAAAAATTTTAACAACAAGAAAGACTCTATAGGAGCTGAAAATCTTTTAAAAAGTCTTTTAAAATTTTCAGAAGTATATAGAGATGCTTTGGATTCTGAGTCAACAGATTGGGGATTATATTGTCCTTATGATAAAAAATTAGGCACTAAAATTAGAGGAATGATTTATTCATTGGATAAATTTAATATAAAAGTACATTATTCATTTCTTATCACTTTGCTTGAATTATCAAAAAATAAAAAAATACATCAAAATAAAATTATCAAAATGATTAGTATCATTGAAAAATTTCATTTTTTATTTAATGCTGTTTGTTCATATAGACCATCTGGCTTGGACACTTTATATTCTAAATACGCAGTACAGCTTAGACTTGAGGGGGAAGATAGTGATTCAATTTTTTCAAGTTTAACAGAAGAATTAGTTAAAAGAATCCCCGAAAAAGAGGAGTTTATCTCATTATTTAAAGAATTAAGTTATACGAAAGATAAGGGTTTAATTTTGTATATTTTTAGATTATTAGAGAAAAAATATTCGCCAGGAAAGGATGTTGATATATCAGAAGAATCGTTAGATCATTTATCCCCTCAAGCCAGTAATGAAGTTTGGACTCATAATATTGGCAATTTAATTTTATTGGAAAAAGAGCTTAACAAAAAAAGAGACAACAAAGATTTATCATCTTCATATAAAATAATGGAAAAAACATCATTTGAATCCACATCAAATTTTTTAAAAGTTAAACTTTCTAAATGGGATGAAGAAGCTTGTAAGCAAAGAGCGATAATTTTGGCGGAGGAAATATATAATTACACTATTAATAGTTTAAAAATATGA
- a CDS encoding site-specific DNA-methyltransferase — translation MKKSEVNLHPENFDLECTTVWSFPRRGKWATHKSDWRGNWAPEVVRNLILRYSKEGDHLLDCMIGGGTTAIEAKILNRNITCVDVNEEALEITKKVLKFEVDNQATQRIKKCDARQMSFIKDEEIDFVLTHPPYADIIKYSDGKIKEDLSNIHDIDEFVKEMAFVAKEIYRVLKPGKYCAILIGDTRRQKMYQVISYKVMDEFIKLGFKLKEDIIKQQHNCKATGFWAKKSKEYNFLLIMHEHLFIFQK, via the coding sequence ATGAAGAAAAGCGAAGTTAATTTACACCCAGAAAATTTTGATTTAGAGTGTACTACGGTTTGGTCATTTCCCAGACGTGGTAAATGGGCTACGCATAAATCAGATTGGCGTGGAAATTGGGCACCAGAAGTAGTGCGCAATCTTATTTTACGTTATTCAAAAGAAGGCGATCATTTGCTTGATTGTATGATTGGCGGGGGAACAACTGCCATTGAAGCCAAAATTTTAAATAGAAATATAACCTGCGTAGACGTAAACGAAGAAGCTCTGGAAATAACCAAAAAAGTTTTAAAATTTGAAGTTGACAATCAAGCAACACAAAGGATAAAGAAGTGTGATGCTAGGCAAATGAGTTTTATAAAAGATGAAGAGATTGATTTTGTGCTTACTCACCCACCATATGCAGATATTATAAAATACAGTGATGGAAAAATAAAAGAAGATTTATCAAATATTCATGACATTGATGAATTTGTAAAAGAGATGGCTTTTGTAGCTAAAGAAATTTATAGGGTTTTAAAACCAGGTAAATATTGTGCAATTTTGATTGGTGACACCAGAAGACAAAAGATGTATCAGGTGATTTCTTATAAGGTAATGGATGAATTTATAAAATTAGGATTTAAACTAAAAGAGGATATTATAAAACAACAGCATAATTGTAAGGCTACTGGTTTTTGGGCTAAAAAATCAAAAGAATATAATTTTTTACTTATAATGCACGAGCATCTATTTATTTTTCAGAAATAA
- the amrB gene encoding AmmeMemoRadiSam system protein B: protein MQKASLRLIFSLVLISLSLIGLLTSVFAYFKSNDLVLAQLQNQNSDELLDKEFQYSFPRDKDFFEIAYKFVKIKQPASTEAVVAGIIPHHLLAADLIANFFYNLEGQDFDTVILIGPNHFLAGNSDMISSAYDWQTPYGVLAYDSQTAKRLTQSNDIAIDEEAIRNEHAIFSEVSFIKKTFPKAKFLPIILKPTVDAQSASQLAQSLYDLSQDKKILVLASVDFSHYQTSQEAQKDDKLSIATINNFDFDNIYNIAVDSPASIYTILKFAQLSGKSFNLLDNSNSAILADKPDLDSTTSYVTGFFSSNKIISQRPIKMLFTGDLMLDRYVKTLIDQKGLDYIFGNLVADDFFVGYDLVSANLEGAVTSSGAHYDPIKNYDFAFAPNIVSQLDKYFTFFNLANNHLADQGQKGLEETRNNLSQLDFDFSGCQDGQVADCSATVLSVEGRSVAMIGLSTVGSKIDMTKASELIKALKEQAELVVVNVHWGEEYQLDYNSSQQKMAHQLIDVGSDVIIGHHPHVVQGVEIYKDRPIFYSLGNFVFDQYFSEDTQKELAVAVTWQDNQIDYELYHIKSVNGQLQLVAD, encoded by the coding sequence ATGCAAAAAGCAAGTCTCAGATTAATATTTTCTTTAGTTTTAATAAGCCTATCATTGATAGGCTTATTAACTTCTGTTTTTGCTTATTTCAAAAGCAATGATTTGGTACTGGCTCAACTACAAAATCAAAACAGCGACGAGTTGCTAGACAAAGAATTCCAATATTCTTTTCCTAGAGACAAAGATTTTTTTGAGATTGCTTACAAATTTGTCAAAATAAAACAGCCAGCTAGCACAGAGGCCGTAGTGGCTGGTATTATTCCTCATCATCTTTTGGCCGCTGATTTGATAGCCAACTTTTTTTACAATTTGGAAGGTCAGGACTTTGATACTGTCATTCTTATTGGACCCAATCATTTTTTGGCTGGAAATAGCGATATGATAAGTTCAGCCTATGACTGGCAGACGCCATACGGAGTGTTGGCCTATGATAGTCAGACAGCCAAGAGATTGACTCAGTCAAATGACATAGCAATTGATGAAGAGGCAATCAGAAATGAACACGCCATTTTTAGTGAAGTTTCTTTTATCAAAAAGACATTTCCTAAGGCCAAGTTTTTGCCTATTATCTTAAAGCCTACTGTGGATGCTCAATCAGCCAGTCAATTGGCGCAGTCTTTGTATGATTTGAGCCAAGACAAAAAAATATTAGTTTTAGCTAGTGTAGATTTTTCTCATTACCAGACTAGTCAAGAGGCTCAAAAAGACGACAAGCTGTCTATTGCCACCATAAATAATTTTGACTTTGATAATATCTACAATATAGCAGTTGATTCACCAGCTTCTATTTATACTATTTTAAAGTTTGCTCAGTTGTCAGGCAAGAGTTTTAATCTTTTGGACAATTCCAATTCCGCTATATTAGCAGACAAGCCAGATTTGGACAGTACGACCAGCTATGTGACGGGATTTTTTAGTAGCAATAAAATTATCAGCCAACGACCTATCAAAATGCTTTTTACAGGTGACCTGATGCTAGATAGGTATGTCAAAACCTTGATTGACCAAAAAGGCTTGGACTATATTTTTGGCAATTTGGTAGCTGATGATTTTTTTGTGGGCTATGATTTAGTAAGTGCCAATCTAGAAGGCGCAGTTACCAGTAGTGGCGCTCATTATGACCCTATCAAAAATTATGATTTTGCTTTTGCGCCCAATATAGTTTCCCAGCTAGACAAATATTTTACTTTTTTTAATCTGGCTAATAATCATTTGGCTGATCAGGGTCAAAAAGGCCTAGAAGAAACCAGAAACAATCTCAGCCAGTTGGATTTTGATTTTTCTGGTTGCCAAGATGGTCAAGTGGCGGACTGTTCAGCTACTGTTTTGTCAGTAGAGGGACGCAGTGTTGCTATGATTGGTTTGAGTACAGTTGGCTCCAAAATAGATATGACCAAAGCTAGCGAGCTAATCAAAGCACTCAAAGAGCAGGCAGAGCTGGTAGTGGTCAATGTTCACTGGGGCGAGGAATATCAGCTTGATTACAATAGTAGCCAACAAAAAATGGCTCATCAATTGATTGATGTAGGCTCTGATGTCATAATTGGGCATCATCCTCATGTAGTCCAAGGCGTGGAAATATACAAAGACAGACCTATTTTTTATTCCCTGGGAAATTTTGTCTTTGATCAATATTTTTCTGAGGATACTCAAAAAGAATTGGCCGTCGCTGTCACTTGGCAAGACAATCAGATAGACTACGAGCTTTATCATATCAAGTCAGTAAATGGTCAGTTACAATTAGTAGCGGACTAG